The genome window ATCGCAAAGCAGAAACAAGAATGGAAAACACCCTGCTTGACATTTATAGTGAACTGGATAATTATTAGCACATCCTAGAGGAGGGATGGCCGAGTGGTTTAAGGCGGCGGTCTTGAAAACCGTTGAACGAAAGTTCCGTGGGTTCGAATCCTACTCCCTCCGCCAATTATTTTATTAATAAGTCCTTACCAATCAATCACTTGAGGGTTGCTCTTCAAAGGGTTCGTTGGTATGTATTTATTTAAGGAGAGGTGGCCGAGTTGGCTGAAGGCGCACGCCTGCTAAGTGTGTGTAGGCTAATCCCCTACCGAGGGTTCGAATCCCTCCCTCTCCGCCATAATATTTTTGAGATTTCTTTGTAAAATGTTGGCAACTTGTTATGAGTGAAAGGGCGATGTCCAAATCATCCATTGGCTTTAAAATTGTTTTTCGTTTCTTTGCCGTTTCGTTGATACTATTCGGCGTGTTTGTTACCGCTTGTACAAAAACAGACGATAAAGAACCTCAGAAACCGATGGACGCGGCTCCGGGGCTCACCCTGACTGACAGCTCAACGAACGAGCTTCTTCAAGAGACGCAAAGGCCAGAAGGTTCCGGCGGAGAGGTCAAGGATCATCCTGATGTTGAGGAAACGGAAAAGCTGGAGCGGCAGGTCTACATTCCTAAAGATGTTGAAGGTAAGTGGAAAGCGGTGAAAATTTTGGTCCGCAACAAGGCCGACGAAGGGAAAAACGAGCTCAAAACTGC of Nitrospinota bacterium contains these proteins:
- a CDS encoding DUF2155 domain-containing protein — translated: MSERAMSKSSIGFKIVFRFFAVSLILFGVFVTACTKTDDKEPQKPMDAAPGLTLTDSSTNELLQETQRPEGSGGEVKDHPDVEETEKLERQVYIPKDVEGKWKAVKILVRNKADEGKNELKTAEIGSSFVVADSGIKVTVGPFLPNFVMDQGTYTSMNNQVINPAVQLTVEENGKILYKGWTFARYPTMYAFEHDVYALELKDHIPVDIS